The Culex pipiens pallens isolate TS chromosome 2, TS_CPP_V2, whole genome shotgun sequence DNA window aaattggataatctcagagagaaaaatgttcgccatgaaatttcctacaagctgcatgcattggtttcactgggaaaaataggccaccctaaattaaatgaacatttctgaaaaaagtttcgaaaaaatgcgattttttcgacacaaatccgcctgggagagtccaaaaacttaaattttggtccaatattgatagtgcatcttaatctatggacaaaaacctatcgtttgaagataatacacacctgatcgaaacagtttttgtattgattccaagcgattttagaaaatttgttcaaaaaagtgacttttttcagtaaatcgactagggggtgcgagaaagtattttattattttttcttgtctaagaaaacattgatcctaacatcataatctatcatttaagaagtgagcacctgaaattcctcgacatgacctcaaaatgggacaggctaatgtacAGCAATGACttatattgacaagaaaatgCTTGGTACGTTATCTGGCCACAAGACTTTCCGGAAAGCTTTCATCGGACGAAAACAAGATTACCtcggaattttagaaaaaaatgcacaATATCCCGACATTCaggaaattgaataaaaattctaacattttcaaaaattcctaaaCTTCTAAAGTAACGGAAAAATTCCCAGTATCAAACATTCCAGAAAAGTGGAGAATTAAggacaaaaatcagaaaaatccaATTGtaaaaaagaatgcaaaaactaaaaacaaataaaattcaaaaaatggaaaaaattaaaacatttccaaaatttccacaattttcaacaattctacAAATTCCATAAAATCtaaacaacattttgaaaaactcCCAAACTTCCAAAGTTACGAAATAAtgaagaaattccaaaaatcggcaatagggcgtccaattttcccgggattGAAATTTTCCGGTaaacgagaaaaatattttgtaaatttcgggaatttcgGTGaaaaaaatgcgtaaccggaaaagaaggtgtgaatGCCTGCCACGAACACACAAAaagtgttctagcgtgttgctcgtactgactcagagcaagggtgagatggtgcataagatcggtcaaggcgaattgcgaatttcgggaattccgggaaatttttgaaacagtcatggAATCTTTGGGAgggttcttttattacgtaacgcaaaatttgggatttgaTTCAATATTTATAAGAATCAAAATTTCCGGGAGTCTCgagcaaatttcccgggaatcgagaggtcaaaAAATGACCGATTTTCCGCTCGTCATCTTTTGGTCAAATATATCATTCATATTATATTATTTATTGTTCcacgaaaaacttcacttctcttgttttatgtttttcttgttttatttttagtatttaaatttgcatttatcttgtttagtataTGTTTGCCTATTATAAAACCTAATATAAttacgtttttacagtcaattTTACATCTTTTGCTTGTttgtcacattttctgctatagaatggaaccattatcattgaaattgtaaaaaaaatgcgtagagtcaTAGTctaggacactacaaaaattactctaTACTTCTTATTACTTacaatataggaaatgttagaaaaaacacactgcctaagttgaccccttaaaaatgacgtttttaaaaccattgacaaagtcacataaaacaagttaaacttccaagagttcttctttccaatgctttttaaagatcaaaaattggttgtaaaatagatttttggcgaatttttatatcgaagcccgtctagaggcggggttaggttgtagagggttaaggtgtattcatattcataagaaatttgatggatatcgACATGAATCCATCGATTTTCAGCTACTTTTCAGGAGaatcctataaaatcgaaaataaagttGCTCTACACCCCCACGAATATCAGACatgccaattttttttgtctttatgTTCTCGGAAAATACACCGTGCCTTATGCAGAATTTTCAGCTCaccaaaatgataaatcattgGAAAAATCTTTCTAAAGGTGGTCCAGACTTCATGTTCATCCGTGTTTTCAACATCAAGCTTTGACAAGATCATCAAGCTATGTGTCGATATCtcatgacagggttgccagatataaCACAACCCACTTCACTCAACTGCTCAGAACATTagaaagtgttgccagatttgCAGAATCTTCCCatcatgtgtttttttttaaataaaaataaaaataaagtgaagTGCATTTCGGATTACAAAGAATAACAAATTTCAGTTGGTTTCAAAGATTTTTATTGCTATGTTCTTCTTGCTGATATGAATTATAATACGGTTCACGGAGCAAAGTGagacggggggggggggggggggggggggcgggatAAGGAATGATGTTGGATTATTccagggagggggggggggggtttgtttTTTTCGCAAGCAGGCTAGGGGGTTTTTATTTGCTTTagcgtgtaattttttttgtttcgtaaagATTTtgatgagtattttttttttcgttcttcgTTTCGCAGTGATAGAGAGAGGATTATTGTTTCGTTTGTCTTTGTTTTTTGGAACTTTAGATAGTTTGGCAACTCgcacttttttatgtttttaagggtgtgtttgtcttttttttttactttactcTTATCAAGCTCGGAACTTGTGTGGGTGTGTTGTGTGGGCATTTCGATGGGGTTGATTTGTAGAACTTCTATTTTGCGTTACAGGGTGATTTGAAACAGTTCTAAAGAACGATTTAAGTGAGCAATAGCTATtagttttgggtttttttttcggaaataaaggGATCGAACCTGTATTTGACTTCGTTTTTTTAGTCGTGTTGCTGGAACTATTTATCAGTGTTTGGATGTGGTTTGGACCCGAAAAATTAAATCTATTGTTGTAGATAGCGCTATATATGTTTGTTTCAATGAATTCTATTGTGtttatgatagttttttttttgttcatatttttctGCTCTCACTTTTTAACGTTAAAGTTTgaatgtgtttgtttgtgtctgatgttaaaatctttaaaacattTCGTGGTAACATTTGTTTGTTTATCTCTTAGTTGATTTTGAATATCCAGCttcaattttttgtttgctttatcATTAATTGTTTGTGAGAGTATGGGAATACTCACAATTGTACCATTTCTCACCTAGCGTTGACATAAAAAGTGTCTTAAGTTATTAGAAAAAGCTGTCTTGCAAACAATTCTTAACCAACTTATGTGCACATCAGTTCTATATATTTCATATAATATATCGCTCGCTCTTTAGCTTCATTAACCACGCAAGATACAAATGCaagaaatgaagattttttcttttttttttgttgttcgtcAAGATTTAGAGAGACGCAAACGATGGAGCGATAAAGTAATTGATCTCATTTTGGGACGGCTTAAggttgtgtgtgtatgtttatTTATCATGGAATAATTCCTccctaattttttaaaagtgttaTCAGGAAGTTATGTTTGCTTACTGCTTAAAGAGGCCAGCATAAACTGCGTTGGGGAAAAGGGGGAAAAAGCTTCGAGGCAACTCCATTAATGCTCTGCGATGCTGGGAATGATTGTTGAATTGAGGATGgcttgtttttttcgttttgttgttgtttttgtttgaaaaatgtgagATTTGTTGTATCATTGTTTGATGAAGTGGTTTCATTTTGGCATATTATATCGGCGAGATTTGCTCCCGATCCACACTATACATAACATTTGACTTTGTTCAAGTTTCTGTTTTTGCTGGATGTCTAActtattttcctcattttttattgaatagacTCATCAAAATCATAACAATCATGATACCGCGCGAGTAGTATTCATCCTCTCTGTCTAATATGTacgttttttttacttattaTCCCGTTTTGTGTTCATCTCGAAACTCGATCACGAAAACTTATGCGTACGTACGTCGGAGTATGGGTGTGTGTCTGTgtttgattttgtatttttgggtgGACTTGACTTTCAAAAAACGACTCTATTAAGGACTAGATTTACAGCTATTTCAGGCTTATCCGATTAAAGATCGCTCGATTTctccatttatcatttattttattgtttgaaaactgtgtttttttactgTAATTGATTGACTTTTCttctttatttgtttttcgttttggAAATCGTTACTTATTTTAAGCTTGCTctggtttgaattttttaatgtcTTGCTTTTGAGAAAGATGTCTAAGAAAGTAAAGAATGTGTGAGTTTGTCGATTTCGTTCGTTAAATTGATTCTGAGTCTAAGATTTCCGCTAGAGTGAATTGTACATGAGAGATTAATGGGAGATTGGTTCGTAGCCATCCAGATTAGATTGGATCTTCCGATAGTCATTTTGAAATGAGCTTGTTCtagaaatattaaatttgacaaacttttgcttctttttttcagTCTACTGTTTTTTTTGGATTTGGGAATTCTCTGAGACTTCGAACAACGATTTAATTTTCTGTTAGAAgtgatattttaaattaaaatttatacacCTTTGAAAACAGTCAGGTCCATGAAGTATCAAACAATCTTGATAatctcaacaatttttttttttcacgaagtgtgaaaattgtttaaaacattTCCATACAATCCAAATCAACTGCTGAAATTGCATGTAGTTTTTTTACGGCTCAAtgatggtcattttggtcactgaGAAAGTTCTCCTGAAACTTTAAGtgaattctgagaaatgattaaaaaaaatatttcggaaTTTGTTGCATTAACCCTTCAATGCCCAAattatttttccgattttttatttttttccgtacTCAGGAGGTAGGTTGAGCAGCTTTTGCtgtattaataaaaatattttcctgtTTGATGTATTTCTTGTTccatttttggagttttgaatttatcttgctaagtttatgtttgtttttgatagtttttggcttattctaccatCTCCTATCCTTTGAAGTTCATGGTCAttcatgttcatgtttttacagtcactttttcaattgtttgcatattttttcaaaaaatctgatatttaatatattttcagaCTAGAGGTgtgcaaaaaaagagcgaaccgctcaaagagccggttcactgaaaagagcgaatgaaccatggctcacataaaaaagaaccgcggtccTTTTtcaaactccggtcttttgaaagaaccggctcaagatggaatgatttttgttacaaatataagttattgaatttccaaaaaatgtggtattaaatttgtttttgagaattgaaaattcaagttcaaaaatttcaatgtttataaaatttaatcccaaaagtaaatgattttctaaacaaaatgaagtaaaaaaaagcataatttgtcaaaataatcattttgtccgattaaacgtTAGTGTTTATAGACCTTATTTATTAAATCCGAATGTAGAGTAGCGTGGCTCaaggatatatgaaaaagacaaaagtgttcaatttcgaacgcctcgaccggaattttgtagcaatatggccccagaacatagcctgaaattttgagcgcatttggttaaggtttagtacttccatCATTGACCTGAAGTTTATATGGAACATCTCAAAATTACCTATGGGAAATTTTCGcttttaacctcttcttagaGAAAGTTCCCCAAAATCCAATCAAATTTTTCTATTCTCAGgattcttataggttttgatctggggatcaattttgtaaaacatcgcaaagcgctaggaattcaTCCCGAAAAggtacaggatattttttggagtatggaaaaaaatataacgtgCTTTAAAAATTTGTCTGTATATTTCCGGGATTAATTCTTAGCGCTATGTGATGTTCTACAAGGATGTTCCCCGGATTAAAACCTATGAGAAACctctattttgagaaaaattcatAAGGCATAGGAAGATTGCGATGAAGTGTTAAacagttgaaaataaataaattaaatttattaaaatttctttataacttcaAGTCAAGAGTGGAACAACTAAacattaaccaaatgcgctcaaaatttcaggctagcttctgggacTATAATGCTACAAAATACCGGCCGAGGCGTtcaaaattgaacacttttgtctttttcatatatccgtgagccacgctaatgTAGAGACGAGTTCTcataatattttctccaaataaaatatcagcattagtctttcagaaataaacgcaattttaaaatcaatagcaTTTTTTCCAGCATCTTAGATttcagtttggatgccattcaattactcgaatttttagttttgagtagaaatcttaacatagagaccaccaaaatggttttcaaggtcatcttctcgttttcagatttatttattttattcatcaaATATGGCCGTTACCGAGGGGCGTGACATTGGCCTTAATGTATTAATTTTCGCGTTTAATtaattaaggaattaaatttCTCGCGTCATTTAATATTTGACAGCACCACACctgctttgaaaacattgatttgcCTCGTGTCACTTTCGCTGGCAGaactgtcaagtttgttttgatttagtttTAGAAAGAAAATATGCCGCGAGTTTAATtaggattttttatgaaaacttgcGATTCGAGGTGCCACCATTCTTTTGCTTCGACACGCATCTAGTGGAGGATTGCGGAGGCGAAGGCATCGGCAGTATGCCGGACGATTTGGAGTTCGACGAACTGAACGACCGGGAAGAGTGCACGAAGATTTAGTCCGGTTGAAACAGAGGGAAGCGAGGTTGCAGCTGGATCTGAACGTGTTGATGATGCCGAACATGCTAGAAACGCAGCATCCGACGTCACATCCGGCAATGCAGCAGCATCATTTGGAGAAATTGCAGCAGCGGGGAGAAAAGTAAGGAGGGGATTTTGAATGATGGGAGATTGttgattaattttatgtttattgtaGGTGGTTTCTTCATCGGTCTTCAGCCAAACTTTCCGTTGTCGAAACCCGCTTAGATGCGTATCTTTTTGGCGGACGAATTACCGGCATAACGAACCAGCCGACGTTTACGATTCCAGTAAACTTTCCTCCGGCGTTTAACATGGTTGCCGCCGTTGAACTTCAACCAGCGGCTGGTTCAGGAGGTTCAGCAAAATCATCCGGTGTTGAATCAGCACCGTTatcatcaacagcagcagcagggtcAGAATCCCTGTCAGCAGCAGcccaaaaactgcaaaattacCAGCAGAACCAGAAAAAGATGCAACACCATCGTGGCAGGCTGAACCGATCGGGGGAGTACGAAGCGTACGCGATTGTCCCATTGTTATAAATAAATACAAGTTGTTTTAAACCCTAGTTTATATTTCAAAGCAATTTCATTCACCATATTCTGGCCACCGTGATGCGATATTCGAGCGGTCGTTAAGTACCTTTAACTACCGACTGATGCCTGACTGCAACTGGGCGATGCGCACCCGGTTCGGGAGGATGCAGCACTCGTCCAGCAGAAGGTCGTTCGGCTTGTTGGCGCGTTTTCGGAGCAGACTGTCCTCTTCCACATCCGACCCCGTTGACCGTCAGGGTCGTTCTTCGGCTGACGGTTATCACGAAAATTCTAGGACCACCCGAGGACCATTGTTCCAGTTACCCCTCCTTTACTGgtagtggtggtggtgctgctgctgcgaaaCATCATCGTTGAAGTGATCATCGAACCAGGTTTGCCGACAGGATGGCTGCCCTCCTTCTCGGAAACTCTTTGGGTGGCAATTGATTCTGAAACGAGTAAGTATAATTTATATACACACAAAAATGGAGGAAAAC harbors:
- the LOC120412494 gene encoding uncharacterized protein LOC120412494; this translates as MMPNMLETQHPTSHPAMQQHHLEKLQQRGEKWFLHRSSAKLSVVETRLDAYLFGGRITGITNQPTFTIPVNFPPAFNMVAAVELQPAAGSGGSAKSSGVESAPLSSTAAAGSESLSAAAQKLQNYQQNQKKMQHHRGRLNRSGEYEAYAIVPLL